In a genomic window of Streptomyces koelreuteriae:
- a CDS encoding sigma-70 family RNA polymerase sigma factor: MSQPSEPDEELMRALYREHAGPLLAYVLRLVAGDRQRAEDVVQETLIRAWKNAGQLNRATGSVRPWLVTVARRIVIDGHRSRQARPQEVDPSPLEVIPAEDEIDKALWLMTLSDALDDLTPAHREVLVETYFKGRTVNEAAETLGIPSGTVRSRVFYALRSMKLALEERGVTA; encoded by the coding sequence ATGTCCCAGCCCTCGGAACCCGACGAGGAGCTGATGCGTGCTCTGTACAGAGAACACGCCGGTCCCCTGCTGGCTTACGTCCTGCGACTGGTCGCCGGAGACCGGCAGCGCGCCGAGGACGTCGTGCAGGAGACGCTCATCCGTGCCTGGAAGAACGCCGGTCAGCTCAATCGGGCGACCGGATCGGTACGCCCCTGGCTGGTGACGGTCGCCCGGCGCATCGTCATCGACGGCCACCGCAGCCGGCAGGCCCGGCCGCAGGAGGTCGACCCGTCGCCGCTGGAGGTCATCCCCGCGGAGGACGAGATCGACAAGGCGCTGTGGCTGATGACTCTGTCGGACGCACTCGACGACCTGACCCCCGCCCACCGGGAGGTGCTCGTCGAGACGTACTTCAAGGGGCGTACCGTCAATGAGGCGGCCGAGACCCTGGGCATACCCAGCGGCACCGTCCGCTCCAGGGTGTTCTACGCCCTGCGTTCGATGAAGCTGGCACTGGAGGAGCGGGGGGTGACGGCGTGA
- a CDS encoding anti-sigma factor family protein, which produces MSVYGGNQGFGTGGMGMSGPMQESPVPNEHETVGAYALGILDDAEATAFEAHLAGCEWCAQQLDELAGMEPMLAALADLPGSGTPAIGESLSAKPRPRLVEKLVDEVAERRAQKRRRSFYMVAASAALIAGGPFVAVATNGGGDSSGAENRPLSASPAKEAFNGISDKITATDPTTKVTATVALQKKDWGTGMVLEAKNLKGPLKCALVAVGKNGERETLSSWSVPNWGYGIPDATTEKAKEPLYVQGGAAFQPNEIDHFEIVTFDGKRLVEVDA; this is translated from the coding sequence ATGAGTGTTTACGGGGGTAACCAAGGGTTCGGTACGGGAGGCATGGGTATGTCAGGACCCATGCAGGAATCCCCGGTGCCGAACGAGCACGAGACCGTCGGCGCCTACGCCCTCGGCATCCTCGACGACGCCGAAGCAACCGCTTTCGAAGCCCACCTCGCGGGCTGCGAATGGTGCGCCCAGCAGCTCGACGAGCTGGCCGGCATGGAGCCGATGCTCGCCGCCCTCGCCGACCTGCCCGGCTCCGGCACACCCGCGATCGGCGAGTCGCTGTCCGCGAAGCCCCGGCCGCGCCTGGTGGAGAAGCTCGTCGACGAGGTCGCCGAGCGCCGCGCCCAGAAGCGCCGCCGCAGCTTCTACATGGTGGCCGCGTCCGCCGCGCTGATCGCCGGCGGTCCCTTCGTCGCGGTCGCGACGAACGGCGGCGGCGACAGCTCCGGCGCGGAGAACCGCCCGCTCTCCGCGAGCCCGGCCAAGGAAGCCTTCAACGGCATCTCCGACAAGATCACGGCCACCGACCCGACCACCAAGGTCACCGCGACGGTCGCCCTCCAGAAGAAGGACTGGGGCACCGGCATGGTCCTGGAGGCGAAGAACCTCAAGGGCCCGCTGAAGTGCGCCCTCGTCGCGGTCGGGAAGAACGGCGAGCGCGAGACGCTCTCCTCCTGGTCCGTCCCGAACTGGGGCTACGGCATCCCGGACGCCACGACCGAGAAGGCCAAGGAGCCGCTGTACGTCCAGGGCGGCGCCGCCTTCCAGCCCAACGAGATCGACCACTTCGAGATCGTGACCTTCGACGGCAAGCGCCTGGTCGAGGTCGACGCGTAG
- a CDS encoding HelD family protein encodes MAAQAQQETALEDSLRDREISVEQEHLDRVYRRLEEKIHEAEFLMNDAAQRGQVGTPGALAERDAQVFRAGVHLNRLNNEFEDFLFGRIDLLTGKDGKKGPDGAYTAVEPAEGAVRADDTADIAETLHIGRIGVLDQDYAPLVIDWRAPAAAPFYRSTPVDPGRVVRRRVIRSKGRKVLGVEDDLMRPELTAFLDGDELPVIGDGALMAALGQARSHTMRDIVASIQAEQDLVIRAPAASVTYVEGGPGTGKTAVALHRAAYLLYQDRRRYAGGILIVSPTPLLVAYTEGVLPSLGEEGQVAIRAIGSLVDGSEATLYDAPSVARAKGSYRMLKVLRKAARGALELNDTPTRLRVVAFGRRLELEDRELQGIRRAALGGTAPVNLLRPRARKLLLDALWEQSGSANRHSDPELAAELRSSFDEDITSEDAFIAFLDAWWPELTPAAVLDAMSDERRLGRWARRILNPGEVRKVARSLKRDGRSVHDIALLDELQAVLGAPARPRKKRELDPLDQLTGLEELMPVREESQRERAERLAQERTEYAHVIVDEAQDLTPMQWRMVGRRGRHATWTVVGDPAQSSWSDPDEAAEARDEALGTRPRRRFELTVNYRNPAEIAELASKVLALAMPGSESPRAVRSTGVEPRFTVVEDSLGETVREEAARLLERVDGTVGVVVAMQRRAEARRWLAGLGDRVVALGSLEAKGLEYDATIVVSPAEIADESPAGLRVLYVALTRATQQLTVVSAERDEPDAAGVPDLLRD; translated from the coding sequence GTGGCCGCTCAGGCTCAACAGGAAACCGCGCTCGAAGACTCCCTGAGAGACCGCGAGATCAGCGTCGAACAGGAACACCTCGACCGGGTGTACCGACGCCTCGAGGAGAAGATCCACGAGGCCGAGTTCCTCATGAACGACGCGGCCCAGCGCGGCCAGGTCGGCACGCCCGGCGCACTCGCCGAACGGGACGCGCAGGTCTTCCGGGCGGGCGTCCACCTCAACCGGCTCAACAACGAGTTCGAGGACTTCCTCTTCGGCCGTATCGACCTGCTGACCGGCAAGGACGGCAAGAAGGGCCCCGACGGCGCGTACACAGCGGTGGAGCCCGCCGAGGGCGCCGTTCGCGCGGACGACACCGCCGACATCGCCGAGACCCTGCACATCGGCCGCATCGGCGTCCTCGACCAGGACTACGCCCCGCTGGTCATCGACTGGCGGGCCCCGGCCGCCGCCCCCTTCTACCGCTCCACCCCCGTCGACCCCGGCCGGGTCGTCCGCCGCCGTGTGATCCGCTCCAAGGGCCGCAAGGTGCTCGGCGTCGAGGACGACCTGATGCGCCCCGAGCTGACGGCCTTCCTCGACGGCGACGAACTGCCCGTCATCGGAGACGGCGCCCTGATGGCCGCGCTCGGCCAGGCCCGCAGCCACACCATGCGCGACATCGTCGCCTCCATCCAGGCCGAACAGGACCTGGTCATCCGCGCCCCCGCCGCCTCCGTGACCTATGTCGAAGGCGGCCCCGGCACCGGCAAGACCGCCGTGGCCCTGCACCGCGCGGCCTACCTCCTCTACCAGGACCGGCGCCGGTACGCGGGCGGCATCCTGATCGTCTCCCCGACCCCGCTGCTCGTCGCCTACACCGAGGGCGTGCTGCCCTCCCTCGGCGAGGAGGGCCAGGTCGCCATCCGCGCCATCGGTTCCCTCGTCGACGGCAGCGAGGCCACGCTCTACGACGCCCCGTCCGTGGCCCGCGCCAAGGGCTCCTACCGCATGCTCAAGGTGCTGCGGAAGGCCGCCCGCGGTGCCCTGGAGCTCAACGACACGCCGACCCGCCTGCGCGTGGTCGCCTTCGGCCGCCGACTTGAGCTGGAGGACCGGGAACTGCAGGGCATCCGCCGCGCCGCCCTCGGCGGCACCGCCCCCGTCAACCTGCTGCGCCCGCGCGCCCGCAAGCTGCTCCTGGACGCCCTGTGGGAGCAGTCCGGCTCGGCCAACCGGCACAGCGATCCGGAGCTGGCCGCCGAGCTGCGCTCCTCCTTCGACGAGGACATCACCTCCGAGGACGCCTTCATCGCCTTCCTCGACGCCTGGTGGCCGGAGCTGACCCCGGCTGCCGTCCTGGACGCCATGAGCGACGAGCGGCGCCTCGGCCGCTGGGCCCGGCGGATCCTCAACCCCGGGGAGGTCCGCAAGGTCGCCCGCTCCCTCAAGCGCGACGGCCGCTCCGTGCACGACATCGCCCTGCTCGACGAGCTCCAGGCCGTCCTCGGCGCCCCCGCCCGCCCCCGGAAGAAGCGCGAGCTCGACCCGCTGGACCAGCTCACCGGCCTGGAGGAGCTGATGCCGGTGCGCGAGGAGTCCCAGCGCGAGCGGGCCGAGCGACTCGCCCAGGAACGCACCGAGTACGCGCACGTCATCGTCGACGAGGCGCAGGACCTCACCCCCATGCAGTGGCGCATGGTCGGCCGCCGCGGCCGGCACGCCACCTGGACGGTCGTCGGCGACCCGGCCCAGTCCTCCTGGTCCGACCCGGACGAGGCCGCCGAGGCCCGCGACGAGGCCCTCGGCACCCGCCCGCGCCGACGCTTCGAACTCACCGTGAACTACCGCAACCCGGCCGAGATCGCCGAGCTGGCCTCGAAGGTGCTGGCGCTGGCCATGCCCGGCTCCGAGTCCCCGAGAGCGGTCCGCTCCACCGGCGTCGAACCCCGCTTCACGGTCGTCGAGGACAGCCTCGGCGAAACCGTCCGCGAGGAGGCGGCCCGGCTGCTGGAGCGCGTCGACGGCACGGTCGGCGTGGTCGTCGCCATGCAGCGCCGCGCGGAGGCCCGGCGCTGGCTCGCCGGGCTCGGCGACCGGGTGGTGGCCCTCGGCAGCCTGGAGGCCAAGGGCCTGGAGTACGACGCGACGATCGTGGTCTCCCCGGCGGAGATCGCCGACGAGTCCCCGGCCGGACTGCGTGTGCTCTACGTCGCGCTGACCCGGGCCACCCAGCAGCTCACGGTCGTCTCGGCGGAGCGGGACGAGCCCGACGCGGCGGGAGTTCCGGACCTGCTGAGGGACTGA
- a CDS encoding NAD-dependent malic enzyme: MATAPSVSYSMTVRLEVPASGTAVSQLTTAVESSGGSVTGLDVTASGHEKLRIDVTIAASSTAHADEIVEELRGIEGVTLGKVSDRTFLMHLGGKIEMASKHPIRNRDDLSMVYTPGVARVCMAIAENPEDARRLTIKRNSVAVVTDGSAVLGLGNIGPKAALPVMEGKAALFKRFAGIDAWPICLDTQDTDAIVEIVKAIAPGFAGINLEDISAPRCFEIEARLREALDIPVFHDDQHGTAIVVLAALTNALRVTGKAIENIRVVMSGAGAAGTAILKLLLAAGVKNAVVADIHGVVHAGREDLVDAAPDSALRWIADNTNPEGLTGTLKEAVRGADVFIGVSAPNVLDGDDVAAMADGAIVFALANPDPEVDPAIARQTAAVVATGRSDFPNQINNVLVFPGVFRGLLDAQSRTVNTEMMLAAATALADVVTEDELNPNYIIPSVFNDKVAGAVAGAVREAAKAVGASAL, from the coding sequence ATGGCAACGGCGCCCAGCGTCTCCTACTCGATGACGGTCCGGCTGGAGGTGCCCGCGAGCGGAACCGCCGTCTCGCAGCTCACCACCGCCGTGGAGTCCTCCGGAGGCTCGGTGACCGGCCTCGACGTCACCGCGTCCGGTCACGAGAAGCTCCGTATCGACGTCACCATCGCGGCCTCGTCGACCGCGCACGCGGACGAGATCGTCGAGGAACTCCGCGGCATCGAGGGCGTCACGCTGGGCAAGGTCTCGGACCGGACCTTCCTCATGCACCTCGGCGGCAAGATCGAGATGGCGTCGAAGCACCCCATCCGCAACCGTGACGACCTGTCCATGGTCTACACGCCCGGCGTGGCCCGCGTCTGCATGGCGATCGCCGAGAACCCCGAGGACGCCCGCCGCCTCACGATCAAGCGCAACTCCGTTGCGGTCGTGACGGACGGCTCCGCCGTGCTGGGCCTGGGCAACATCGGCCCGAAGGCCGCGCTGCCCGTCATGGAGGGCAAGGCGGCCCTCTTCAAGCGGTTCGCCGGCATCGACGCCTGGCCGATCTGCCTCGACACCCAGGACACCGACGCGATCGTCGAGATCGTCAAGGCCATCGCCCCGGGCTTCGCCGGCATCAACCTCGAGGACATCTCCGCCCCCCGCTGCTTCGAGATCGAGGCCCGGCTGCGCGAGGCCCTCGACATCCCCGTCTTCCACGACGACCAGCACGGCACCGCGATCGTCGTCCTCGCCGCGCTGACGAACGCGCTGCGTGTCACGGGCAAGGCGATCGAGAACATCCGCGTCGTCATGTCCGGCGCGGGCGCGGCCGGTACGGCCATCCTGAAGCTGCTGCTCGCCGCGGGCGTCAAGAACGCCGTCGTCGCCGACATCCACGGCGTGGTGCACGCGGGCCGCGAGGACCTGGTGGACGCCGCCCCGGACTCCGCGCTGCGCTGGATCGCCGACAACACCAACCCCGAGGGCCTCACGGGCACGCTCAAGGAGGCCGTGCGCGGCGCGGACGTCTTCATCGGCGTCTCGGCCCCGAACGTCCTCGACGGCGACGACGTGGCCGCCATGGCCGACGGTGCCATCGTGTTCGCGCTCGCGAACCCGGACCCCGAGGTCGACCCGGCAATCGCCCGCCAGACCGCGGCCGTTGTCGCGACGGGCCGCTCCGACTTCCCGAACCAGATCAACAACGTGCTGGTCTTCCCGGGTGTCTTCCGCGGTCTGCTGGACGCGCAGTCCCGTACGGTCAACACCGAGATGATGCTGGCCGCCGCGACGGCCCTCGCGGACGTGGTGACCGAGGACGAGCTGAACCCGAACTACATCATCCCGAGCGTCTTCAACGACAAGGTCGCTGGCGCGGTCGCCGGGGCCGTGCGGGAGGCCGCCAAGGCGGTGGGGGCGTCCGCCCTCTGA
- a CDS encoding HU family DNA-binding protein, whose translation MNRSELVAALADRAEVTRKDADAVLAAFAEVVGDIVSKGDEKVTIPGFLTFERTHRAARTARNPQTGEPIQIPAGYSVKVSAGSKLKESAKGK comes from the coding sequence ATGAACCGCAGTGAGCTGGTGGCCGCGCTGGCCGACCGCGCCGAGGTGACCCGCAAGGACGCCGACGCCGTGCTGGCCGCGTTCGCCGAGGTCGTCGGCGACATCGTCTCCAAGGGCGACGAGAAGGTCACGATCCCCGGCTTCCTGACCTTCGAGCGCACCCACCGTGCCGCTCGCACCGCCCGCAACCCGCAGACCGGCGAGCCCATCCAGATTCCGGCCGGCTACAGCGTGAAGGTCTCCGCGGGCTCGAAGCTCAAGGAATCCGCCAAGGGTAAGTAA
- the murA gene encoding UDP-N-acetylglucosamine 1-carboxyvinyltransferase encodes MTVNDDVLLVHGGTPLEGEIRVRGAKNLVPKAMVAALLGSAPSRLRNVPDIRDVRVVRGLLQLHGVTVRPGDEPGELVMDPTRVESANVADIDAHAGSSRIPILFCGPLLHRLGHAFIPGLGGCDIGGRPIDFHFDVLRQFGARIEKREDGQYLEAPQRLRGTKIRLPYPSVGATEQVLLTAVLAEGVTELSNAAVEPEIEDLICVLQKMGAIIAMDTDRTIRITGVDKLGGYTHHALSDRLEAASWASAALATEGNVYVRGAQQRSMMTFLNTFRKVGGAFEIDDEGIRFWHPGGQLKSIALETDVHPGFQTDWQQPLVVALTQATGLSIVHETVYESRLGFTSALNQMGAHIQLYRECLGGSDCRFGQRNFLHSAVVSGPTKLQGADLVIPDLRGGFSYLIAALAAQGTSRVHGIGLINRGYENFMEKLMELGAKVELPGKALG; translated from the coding sequence ATGACCGTCAACGACGATGTCCTGCTTGTCCACGGCGGAACCCCGCTGGAGGGCGAGATCCGTGTCCGCGGTGCGAAGAACCTCGTACCGAAGGCCATGGTGGCGGCGCTGCTGGGCAGCGCTCCGAGCCGGCTGCGCAATGTTCCGGACATCCGTGACGTCCGGGTCGTGCGGGGCCTGCTGCAGCTTCACGGTGTGACGGTCCGTCCGGGGGACGAGCCCGGCGAACTGGTGATGGACCCGACGCGCGTGGAGAGCGCCAACGTCGCTGACATCGATGCCCACGCCGGTTCGAGCCGCATCCCGATCCTGTTCTGCGGTCCGCTGCTGCACCGTCTCGGCCACGCCTTCATTCCCGGCCTCGGCGGCTGCGACATCGGCGGCCGGCCCATCGACTTCCACTTCGACGTGCTGCGGCAGTTCGGCGCGCGCATCGAGAAGCGGGAGGACGGGCAGTACCTGGAGGCGCCGCAGCGGCTGCGCGGTACGAAGATCCGGCTGCCGTACCCGTCCGTCGGCGCGACCGAGCAGGTGCTGCTGACGGCGGTCCTCGCGGAGGGCGTCACGGAGCTGTCCAACGCGGCCGTCGAGCCGGAGATCGAGGACCTGATCTGCGTTCTGCAGAAAATGGGCGCGATCATCGCGATGGACACCGACCGGACGATCCGCATCACCGGTGTGGACAAGCTCGGCGGCTACACCCACCACGCCCTGTCGGACCGGCTGGAGGCCGCGTCCTGGGCGTCGGCGGCGCTGGCGACCGAGGGCAACGTCTATGTCCGCGGCGCGCAGCAGCGCTCGATGATGACGTTCCTGAACACCTTCCGGAAGGTGGGCGGGGCGTTCGAGATCGACGACGAGGGCATCCGCTTCTGGCACCCCGGCGGGCAGCTCAAGTCCATCGCGCTGGAGACGGACGTCCACCCCGGCTTCCAGACCGACTGGCAGCAGCCGCTGGTGGTGGCCCTGACGCAGGCGACGGGCCTGTCCATCGTCCATGAGACGGTCTACGAGTCCCGCCTCGGCTTCACCTCCGCCCTGAACCAGATGGGCGCGCACATCCAGCTCTACCGTGAGTGCCTGGGCGGCTCCGACTGCCGCTTCGGTCAGCGCAACTTCCTCCACTCGGCGGTCGTCTCCGGCCCCACCAAGCTCCAGGGCGCCGACCTGGTCATCCCCGACCTCCGCGGCGGCTTCTCGTACCTCATCGCGGCCCTCGCCGCCCAGGGCACGTCCCGGGTCCACGGCATCGGCCTCATCAACCGCGGCTACGAGAACTTCATGGAGAAGCTGATGGAGCTCGGCGCAAAGGTCGAACTCCCGGGCAAGGCCCTGGGCTGA
- a CDS encoding YqgE/AlgH family protein, whose product MTEVSSLTGRLLVATPALADPNFDRAVVLLLDHDEEGSLGVVLNRPTPVDVEDILEGWGDLAGEPGVVFQGGPVSLDSALGVAVVPGGASGEAGPLGWRRVHGAIGLVDLEAPPQLLASALGSLRIFAGYAGWGPGQLEDELVDGAWYVVESEPGDVSSPCPERLWRDVLRRQRGELAMVATYPDDPSLN is encoded by the coding sequence ATGACCGAGGTGTCCTCGCTCACAGGGCGGTTGCTCGTGGCCACCCCCGCCCTGGCGGACCCGAACTTCGACCGCGCGGTGGTGCTGCTCCTCGACCACGACGAGGAGGGCTCGCTCGGTGTCGTCCTCAACCGTCCCACCCCGGTGGACGTGGAGGACATCCTGGAGGGCTGGGGGGATCTCGCCGGCGAGCCGGGCGTCGTCTTCCAGGGCGGTCCGGTCTCGCTGGACTCGGCCCTCGGGGTCGCGGTCGTCCCCGGCGGAGCGTCGGGGGAGGCGGGCCCGCTGGGCTGGCGCCGGGTCCACGGCGCGATCGGCCTGGTCGATCTGGAGGCCCCGCCGCAGCTGCTGGCCTCGGCCCTCGGCTCCCTGCGGATCTTCGCCGGGTACGCCGGCTGGGGCCCGGGCCAGCTGGAGGACGAGCTGGTGGACGGCGCGTGGTACGTCGTGGAGTCGGAGCCCGGCGATGTCTCGTCCCCGTGTCCCGAGCGGCTCTGGCGCGACGTGCTGCGCCGCCAGCGGGGCGAGCTGGCGATGGTGGCGACGTATCCGGACGACCCTTCGCTCAACTGA
- a CDS encoding DUF3039 domain-containing protein — protein sequence MSTLEPERGTGTGTLVEPTPQTSHGDGDHERFAHYVQKDKIMASALDGTPVVALCGKVWVPGRDPKKYPVCPMCKEIYESMGSGDDDKGKGDK from the coding sequence ATGAGCACTCTCGAGCCCGAGCGCGGGACTGGTACGGGGACCCTCGTAGAGCCGACGCCGCAGACCTCGCACGGTGACGGTGACCACGAGCGCTTCGCCCATTACGTCCAGAAGGACAAGATCATGGCGAGCGCCCTCGACGGCACCCCCGTCGTGGCGCTGTGCGGCAAGGTGTGGGTGCCGGGCCGCGACCCGAAGAAGTACCCCGTGTGTCCCATGTGCAAGGAGATCTACGAGTCCATGGGCTCCGGCGACGACGACAAGGGCAAGGGCGACAAGTAG
- a CDS encoding extracellular solute-binding protein, translated as MKLSVRFAGLTAIAALLATACAPQTSGNSSSDKDEKTGALRVWLFQEVGNTPKEKVVDSVVADFEKAHKGTEVKVEYIPIETRAQRVKAAFNDPASAPDVMEYGNTDTAGYVKDGGLLDVTKDFGDWSEAKDTDPTAKQSVTVDGKMYGAPFYVGVRALYYRTDVFEELGLKPPKTMDELASTARAIRAAKPDLYGLVVGGAYTYGAMPFVWANGGELANGKGGSYASGIDSPEAQKGIEAYTSLFGDDNCPAAKCAGMGGNDTVSAFAAGKAGMAIGGDFSHTAVEAGKVKGKYAVVPLPGVKSGSIAPAFAGGNNIGVLKSTSHRTLAVELMEQLASKKTQTELFGAMGFLPTFTDVRQQVATEEPFVKPFVQTLSAGTKFVPASPAWAQIDSSLVLPTMFQEVIAGKKDVPAASEAAAKKMNTAFGSAG; from the coding sequence ATGAAGCTGTCCGTCCGTTTTGCCGGGCTCACGGCGATCGCCGCCCTGCTGGCCACCGCCTGCGCGCCCCAGACCTCCGGTAACTCCTCCTCCGACAAGGACGAGAAGACCGGCGCGCTGCGTGTCTGGCTCTTCCAGGAGGTCGGCAACACCCCCAAGGAGAAGGTCGTCGACTCGGTCGTCGCCGACTTCGAGAAGGCCCACAAGGGCACCGAGGTCAAGGTCGAGTACATCCCGATCGAGACCCGCGCCCAGCGCGTCAAGGCCGCCTTCAACGACCCCGCCTCCGCTCCGGACGTCATGGAGTACGGCAACACCGACACGGCCGGCTATGTGAAGGACGGCGGACTCCTCGACGTCACGAAGGACTTCGGCGACTGGAGCGAGGCGAAGGACACCGACCCGACCGCGAAGCAGTCGGTGACGGTGGACGGCAAGATGTACGGCGCCCCGTTCTACGTCGGCGTCCGCGCCCTGTACTACCGCACGGACGTCTTCGAGGAACTGGGTCTGAAGCCCCCGAAGACGATGGACGAACTGGCCTCCACCGCCCGGGCGATCCGCGCCGCGAAGCCCGACCTCTACGGGCTCGTCGTCGGCGGCGCCTACACCTACGGCGCGATGCCGTTCGTGTGGGCCAACGGCGGTGAACTCGCCAACGGCAAGGGCGGCTCGTACGCCTCCGGCATCGACAGCCCTGAGGCCCAGAAGGGCATCGAGGCGTACACGTCCCTCTTCGGCGACGACAACTGCCCGGCCGCCAAGTGCGCGGGCATGGGCGGCAACGACACGGTCTCCGCCTTCGCCGCCGGGAAGGCCGGGATGGCGATCGGCGGCGACTTCAGCCACACCGCCGTCGAGGCCGGGAAGGTCAAGGGCAAGTACGCCGTCGTCCCCCTGCCGGGTGTGAAGTCCGGCTCGATCGCGCCTGCCTTCGCCGGCGGCAACAACATCGGCGTCCTGAAGAGCACCTCGCACCGCACGCTCGCCGTCGAGCTGATGGAACAGCTCGCCTCGAAGAAGACCCAGACCGAGCTCTTCGGCGCGATGGGCTTCCTGCCGACCTTCACGGACGTACGCCAGCAGGTCGCGACCGAGGAGCCGTTCGTGAAGCCCTTCGTCCAGACCCTCTCGGCCGGCACCAAGTTCGTCCCCGCCTCACCCGCCTGGGCCCAGATCGACTCCTCACTCGTCCTGCCGACGATGTTCCAGGAGGTCATCGCGGGCAAGAAGGACGTCCCCGCCGCCTCCGAGGCCGCCGCGAAGAAGATGAACACCGCGTTCGGCTCCGCCGGGTGA
- a CDS encoding carbohydrate ABC transporter permease → MLGGLLVYPIYQLGLISFFEYTQAQVSGGEPTTFQGFGNYAELFGDPQFWQVLLATVLFAAACVVSTLAVGCALAVLLTRVRALPRLALMLAALGAWATPAVTGSTVWLFLFDPDFGPVNRMLGLGDHSWTYGRISAFFLVLLEVVWCSFPFVMVTVYAGIRAVPSEVLEAAALDGASQWRIWRSVLAPMLRPILVVVTIQSVIWDFKVFTQIYVMTNGGGIAGQNLVLNVYAYQQAFASSQYSLGSAIGVVMLLILLAVTLVYLRLLRRQGEEL, encoded by the coding sequence GTGCTCGGCGGGCTGCTCGTCTACCCGATCTATCAACTCGGCCTGATCTCGTTCTTCGAGTACACCCAGGCCCAGGTCAGCGGCGGCGAACCGACCACGTTCCAGGGGTTCGGGAACTATGCCGAGCTGTTCGGGGACCCGCAGTTCTGGCAGGTGCTGCTCGCCACCGTGCTGTTCGCGGCGGCCTGTGTCGTCTCCACGCTCGCGGTCGGCTGCGCCCTCGCCGTGCTCCTCACGCGCGTACGGGCCCTGCCGCGGCTCGCGCTGATGCTGGCCGCGCTGGGCGCGTGGGCGACCCCGGCCGTCACCGGCTCCACCGTCTGGCTGTTCCTCTTCGACCCGGACTTCGGCCCGGTCAACCGGATGCTGGGACTCGGCGACCACTCCTGGACGTACGGCCGTATCAGCGCCTTCTTCCTCGTCCTGCTCGAAGTGGTGTGGTGCTCCTTCCCGTTCGTGATGGTGACCGTGTACGCCGGTATCCGCGCCGTCCCCTCCGAGGTCCTGGAGGCCGCCGCCCTGGACGGCGCCTCGCAGTGGCGGATCTGGCGCTCCGTACTCGCCCCGATGCTCCGCCCGATCCTGGTCGTCGTCACCATCCAGTCGGTCATCTGGGACTTCAAGGTCTTCACGCAGATCTACGTCATGACGAACGGCGGCGGCATCGCGGGCCAGAACCTGGTCCTGAACGTCTACGCCTACCAACAGGCGTTCGCGTCCTCGCAGTACAGCCTCGGCTCGGCGATCGGCGTCGTGATGCTGCTGATCCTGCTCGCCGTCACGCTGGTGTACCTGCGGCTGCTGCGCCGGCAGGGAGAGGAACTGTGA
- a CDS encoding carbohydrate ABC transporter permease, translated as MNLLRARVRRPGRLAAEASALLIAVVVAFPLYWMVLSAFKPAGEIESSEPRPWTLAPSLDSFRRVFGQQEFGRYFLNSLVVASCVVIASALIAFLAATAVTRFRFRLRTTLLIMFLVAQMVPVEALTIPLFFLMRDFGQLNTLGSLILPHIAFSLPFAIWMLRGFVKGVPEALEEAAYIDGASRARFLWQILFPLVLPGLVATSVFSFISAWNDFLFAKSFIISDTSQSTLPMALLVFYKPDDPDWGGVMAASTVMTIPVLVFFVLVQRRLVSGLGGAVKD; from the coding sequence GTGAATCTTCTACGCGCCCGTGTCCGCCGCCCGGGACGGCTGGCCGCCGAGGCCTCGGCCCTGCTGATCGCGGTGGTCGTCGCCTTCCCCCTCTACTGGATGGTGCTCAGCGCCTTCAAACCGGCCGGGGAGATCGAGTCGAGCGAGCCCAGGCCGTGGACTCTCGCGCCCTCCCTGGATTCCTTCCGGCGCGTCTTCGGGCAGCAGGAATTCGGCCGTTACTTCCTCAACAGCCTCGTCGTCGCGAGCTGTGTCGTGATCGCCTCCGCGCTGATCGCGTTTCTCGCCGCGACCGCCGTGACACGATTCCGCTTCCGCCTGAGGACCACCCTGCTGATCATGTTTCTGGTGGCCCAGATGGTGCCCGTGGAAGCCCTCACGATCCCCCTCTTCTTCCTCATGCGGGACTTCGGTCAGCTCAACACGCTCGGTTCGCTGATCCTGCCGCACATCGCCTTCTCGCTGCCCTTCGCGATCTGGATGCTGCGGGGGTTCGTGAAAGGCGTTCCGGAGGCGCTGGAGGAGGCCGCGTACATCGACGGGGCGAGCCGGGCGCGATTCCTCTGGCAGATCCTTTTCCCCCTCGTCCTGCCGGGCCTCGTGGCCACCAGCGTGTTTTCCTTCATCTCCGCCTGGAACGACTTCCTCTTCGCCAAGTCGTTCATCATCAGTGACACTTCCCAGTCGACGCTGCCCATGGCGCTGCTGGTCTTCTACAAGCCCGACGACCCGGACTGGGGCGGCGTCATGGCCGCCTCCACGGTGATGACGATCCCGGTCCTGGTCTTCTTCGTACTCGTGCAGCGGCGGCTCGTGTCGGGGCTGGGCGGGGCGGTAAAGGACTGA